In Halarcobacter bivalviorum, a genomic segment contains:
- the rsmH gene encoding 16S rRNA (cytosine(1402)-N(4))-methyltransferase RsmH translates to MQIPHIPVLFQETIAAFENINDGYIIDCTTGYGGHSEGLLKKYPNISLICNDQDDEALNFSKQRLKDYENRVTFNKGNFEHVIEKFKAENIKGVLADIGVSSLQLDKEERGFGFESPVLDMRMNQNQSLDAAIVVNTYSQHELERVLKEYGEVREYKKVASLIVNNRPFSSAKELSSLLAKKMHKGKIHPATLPFQGIRIEVNDELGVLERLFDSLENAKLKDCIIAIISFHSLEDRIVKNYFKKWSKSCICPSDAFRCTCGNNHALGKVITRKPIIPTKEEIKQNPRSRSSKLRIFKFD, encoded by the coding sequence ATGCAAATTCCCCATATTCCAGTACTTTTTCAAGAGACAATAGCTGCTTTTGAGAATATAAATGATGGCTATATAATTGACTGTACAACAGGATATGGAGGACATAGTGAAGGTTTATTAAAAAAATATCCAAATATATCTTTAATATGTAATGACCAAGATGATGAAGCTTTAAACTTTTCAAAACAGAGATTAAAAGATTATGAAAATAGAGTAACTTTTAATAAAGGGAACTTTGAACATGTAATTGAAAAATTTAAAGCTGAGAATATTAAAGGTGTTTTAGCTGATATTGGAGTATCTTCTTTACAATTAGATAAAGAAGAGAGAGGTTTTGGTTTTGAAAGTCCTGTTTTAGATATGAGAATGAATCAAAATCAATCTTTAGATGCTGCAATAGTTGTAAATACTTATTCTCAACATGAGTTAGAAAGAGTATTAAAAGAGTATGGAGAAGTAAGAGAGTATAAAAAAGTTGCTTCTTTAATTGTAAATAATAGACCTTTCTCTTCTGCTAAAGAGTTATCATCTTTATTAGCAAAAAAAATGCATAAGGGTAAAATCCATCCTGCAACACTTCCTTTTCAAGGAATTAGAATTGAAGTAAATGATGAATTAGGTGTTTTAGAGAGACTTTTTGATTCGCTGGAAAATGCAAAATTAAAAGATTGTATTATAGCTATTATCTCTTTTCACTCTTTAGAAGATAGAATTGTAAAAAACTATTTCAAAAAATGGAGTAAATCTTGTATTTGTCCTAGTGATGCTTTTAGATGTACTTGTGGAAATAACCATGCTTTAGGGAAAGTTATCACAAGAAAACCTATTATTCCTACAAAAGAAGAGATAAAACAAAACCCTAGAAGTAGAAGTTCTAAGTTAAGGATTTTTAAATTTGATTAA
- a CDS encoding class II aldolase and adducin N-terminal domain-containing protein — translation MIDPNTVKLLSDLSLTMFRKNFFGIYHGAISSKVDHNTFIINTSDAIFDEMTEKSFCKLNMNKRDYRWNVASIESEIHSTIYNNIHEAKYIAFGMPIYTTAYTFEHDEIIFDDYFGKTEFSKIKVYDPGDFNSWYDRNSLEITKYLKESEEHVMVIKGVGTYVYDRDINNLVKRIAILENSCRLLSIKSTYK, via the coding sequence ATGATAGACCCAAATACAGTGAAGCTACTTAGTGACTTATCTTTAACAATGTTTAGAAAAAATTTCTTTGGTATCTATCATGGTGCTATATCTTCAAAGGTTGACCATAATACATTTATAATTAATACTTCTGATGCAATTTTTGATGAAATGACAGAAAAGTCATTTTGTAAATTAAATATGAATAAAAGAGATTATAGATGGAATGTAGCAAGTATTGAATCAGAGATTCACTCTACTATATATAATAATATCCATGAAGCAAAATATATTGCTTTTGGAATGCCTATTTATACAACTGCTTATACTTTTGAGCATGATGAGATTATATTTGATGATTATTTTGGAAAAACAGAGTTTTCTAAAATAAAAGTTTATGATCCAGGAGATTTCAATTCATGGTACGATAGAAACTCTTTAGAGATAACAAAGTATCTAAAAGAGTCTGAAGAACATGTGATGGTAATCAAAGGTGTAGGTACATATGTATACGATAGAGACATCAATAATTTAGTAAAGAGAATCGCTATTCTAGAGAATTCTTGTCGACTTTTAAGCATAAAATCGACATATAAATAA
- a CDS encoding HU family DNA-binding protein — MNKAEFIDAVAAKAGLSKKDAKGAVDAVLETITETLVKKESVSFIGFGTFTTADRAERTAKVPGTDKTVKVPATTVAKFKVGKALKEAVAK; from the coding sequence ATGAACAAAGCTGAATTTATTGATGCAGTTGCTGCAAAAGCTGGTCTTTCTAAAAAAGATGCAAAGGGTGCTGTTGATGCAGTATTAGAGACAATTACTGAAACTTTAGTAAAAAAAGAATCTGTTAGTTTCATTGGGTTTGGAACATTTACTACAGCTGATAGAGCTGAAAGAACTGCAAAAGTTCCTGGAACTGATAAAACTGTTAAAGTACCAGCAACAACTGTAGCAAAATTCAAAGTTGGAAAAGCTTTAAAAGAAGCTGTAGCTAAGTAA
- a CDS encoding ATP-binding protein: MSYLISVRKNTLLFLITIGIINTLLAIIVFIYFNNQQKELLYYSKQNIAKTEFKETYKKLQSEINHYKLILKALKENKDLNRFINNEKNIFPYLVEDFIDFTKANENIFQLRFLDKDGNEIIRIDKNNEEINIAKNLQNKSDRYYFIKTKSLKDGEVYISDFDLNVENKRIELPFKPTIRVSTPIYKNDKLEGILIINFLASDLLKMIKDKDIFNVYFMDKYGNFLLHPDENKNWSTQRKTYYKVEDEIKNINTLINKEKSEKGSFDKNLIFYLNKIDLTDNSFYIIYSIKKEIYDTYMKETTEKVAFFFIVLFVLSIPFVLLGAYLQSIRMKILDSLINNIPFPICLKDNKGLFLLVNDSLVKLYGFTSKEQLIGKKSYDFIDKHLPHTSKQRDIDVLKKQKVKFVDTIVLKNNKKLYYDTRIIKLSFLGLFNKTYILSIAIDITAMKTLNQKLEEKVSEELDKRIRTEKLLTEKAKLAEMGNMIDNIIHQWKQPLSIIKVTSQALELNLEMHNLTEEQRKNYILTISENVDFMSETATDFRNFLSPDKIKSEFVIHDCINKILKILFFRFKKNSVELKNNVPKELRVYGYKSELCQVILNILNNALDQFLVNKEISENKEIIIEAILEEKYILLEISDNAGGIEKEDLSKVFDDRFTTKKDKGTGIGLTISKRIIQESFDGDITVKNKDNGASFIIKIAKESTI; the protein is encoded by the coding sequence ATGTCTTATTTAATCTCTGTAAGAAAAAATACCTTACTTTTTTTAATCACAATTGGAATAATAAATACCCTTCTTGCAATAATTGTTTTTATATATTTTAATAATCAACAAAAAGAACTATTATATTACTCAAAACAGAATATTGCCAAAACAGAATTTAAAGAGACATATAAGAAACTACAATCTGAAATTAATCATTATAAACTAATATTAAAAGCACTAAAAGAGAATAAAGATTTAAATCGTTTTATAAATAATGAAAAAAATATATTTCCATATTTAGTTGAAGACTTTATTGATTTTACAAAAGCTAATGAAAATATTTTTCAACTTCGATTTCTAGATAAAGATGGAAATGAAATAATAAGAATTGATAAAAACAATGAAGAGATAAATATAGCAAAAAACTTACAAAATAAAAGTGATAGATACTATTTTATAAAAACGAAATCATTAAAAGATGGCGAAGTTTATATATCTGACTTTGATTTAAATGTAGAAAATAAAAGAATTGAATTACCTTTTAAACCTACAATTAGAGTTTCTACTCCTATTTATAAAAATGATAAATTAGAAGGAATTTTAATAATTAACTTTTTAGCAAGTGATTTATTGAAAATGATAAAAGATAAAGATATTTTCAATGTTTATTTTATGGATAAATATGGTAACTTCTTACTTCATCCAGATGAGAATAAAAACTGGAGTACTCAAAGAAAAACTTATTATAAAGTAGAAGATGAAATTAAAAATATTAATACTTTAATTAATAAAGAAAAATCAGAAAAAGGCTCTTTTGATAAAAACCTAATTTTTTATTTAAATAAAATAGATTTAACAGATAACAGTTTTTATATTATCTATTCAATAAAAAAAGAGATTTATGATACATATATGAAAGAAACGACAGAAAAAGTTGCTTTTTTCTTTATTGTTTTATTTGTACTTTCAATTCCTTTTGTTTTATTAGGAGCATATCTTCAATCAATTAGAATGAAAATACTAGATAGCCTTATTAATAATATTCCTTTTCCTATTTGCTTAAAAGATAATAAAGGTCTATTTTTATTAGTAAATGATTCTCTTGTAAAACTTTATGGATTTACCTCTAAAGAGCAACTTATTGGAAAGAAATCTTATGATTTCATAGATAAACACTTACCCCACACTTCAAAACAAAGAGACATCGATGTTTTAAAAAAACAAAAAGTTAAATTTGTAGATACAATTGTTTTAAAAAACAATAAGAAATTATATTATGATACAAGAATTATAAAGCTCTCTTTTTTAGGTCTATTCAACAAAACATATATTTTAAGTATTGCTATTGACATAACTGCCATGAAAACTTTAAATCAAAAACTAGAAGAGAAAGTTAGTGAAGAGTTAGATAAAAGAATAAGAACAGAAAAATTACTGACAGAAAAAGCTAAACTTGCAGAAATGGGTAATATGATAGATAATATTATTCATCAATGGAAACAACCTCTAAGCATTATAAAAGTAACTTCTCAAGCATTAGAGCTAAACTTAGAGATGCATAATTTAACAGAAGAGCAAAGAAAAAACTATATTCTAACTATCTCAGAGAATGTTGATTTTATGAGTGAAACAGCAACTGATTTTAGAAACTTTTTATCACCAGATAAAATAAAAAGTGAATTTGTAATTCATGACTGCATTAATAAAATTCTAAAGATACTTTTCTTTAGATTTAAAAAGAACTCAGTAGAACTAAAGAATAATGTTCCTAAAGAATTGAGAGTATACGGATATAAAAGTGAACTTTGTCAAGTTATTCTAAATATATTAAATAATGCCTTAGACCAATTTTTAGTAAATAAAGAGATATCTGAAAACAAAGAGATAATAATAGAAGCAATACTAGAAGAAAAGTATATTTTATTAGAAATTTCTGATAATGCAGGTGGAATTGAAAAAGAGGATTTATCTAAAGTTTTTGATGATAGATTTACTACAAAAAAAGATAAAGGAACAGGAATTGGATTAACCATTTCAAAAAGAATTATTCAAGAGAGTTTTGATGGGGATATAACTGTCAAAAATAAAGATAATGGTGCAAGTTTTATTATTAAAATTGCAAAAGAAAGCACTATTTAA
- a CDS encoding flagellin, with protein sequence MQINNVQLDQSPYLNLNQSLNRISSGKEINSAADNAASLSISDKLRTEASGLTQSIDNVNSALASLQIADKSISEQSNILDNVKEKLLQASTDTTSQEGREQILTEIKDLLKNFDNIASSTKYNDQTLLQKASDDQAETVGQQFQAGTSTDDIIETQTVQSNTVGVGLENLLNQDPSSFDASTARAYLGDIDTALTRVNDYRGELGSTQNQLQSSGRNLFSQYTSTTAANSTLSDLDYSKEISNFNKQNILAQIGAYGAAQSSNINQNIVTRLLT encoded by the coding sequence ATGCAAATCAATAATGTACAACTGGATCAATCGCCTTATTTAAATTTAAATCAATCTTTAAATAGAATCTCCTCAGGGAAAGAGATAAATAGTGCTGCTGATAATGCTGCTTCTTTATCTATCTCAGATAAATTAAGAACCGAAGCAAGTGGATTAACTCAGTCAATTGACAATGTTAATAGTGCCCTTGCCTCTTTACAAATTGCAGATAAATCAATAAGTGAACAATCTAATATTTTAGATAATGTAAAAGAGAAACTTCTTCAAGCATCAACAGATACAACTTCACAAGAAGGAAGAGAACAAATCTTAACAGAGATAAAAGATTTACTTAAAAACTTTGACAATATTGCTTCTAGTACAAAATATAATGATCAAACTTTATTACAAAAAGCAAGTGATGATCAAGCAGAAACAGTAGGACAACAATTTCAAGCAGGAACTTCAACAGATGATATTATTGAAACTCAAACTGTACAATCAAATACAGTTGGTGTTGGATTAGAAAATTTATTAAATCAAGATCCTTCTTCTTTTGATGCAAGTACAGCAAGAGCTTACTTAGGAGATATTGATACTGCTCTTACAAGAGTAAATGATTATAGAGGAGAATTAGGTTCTACTCAAAATCAATTACAAAGTTCTGGAAGAAATCTATTTTCACAATATACATCAACAACTGCTGCAAACTCTACACTTTCTGATTTAGATTATTCAAAAGAGATTTCAAATTTTAATAAACAAAATATTTTAGCTCAAATAGGAGCTTATGGGGCAGCACAATCTAGCAATATAAATCAAAATATTGTTACTAGATTACTTACTTAA
- a CDS encoding glycine zipper 2TM domain-containing protein, translating into MKKLLIVSTFLVSSLFAGGDRFHDYVKVKYSEPIYEYVYEQVPQTQCSEVRKKVRAYDNDSYVRNDNLGIDTLVGVAAGAVLGSQVGKGNGRVAAQIVGGLLGGKVAHEIRNNYNSNQSYRYVNTTECFDTYENVERKVITGYKNHFVYKGIKHYKITKRPKDRIKITHSISF; encoded by the coding sequence ATGAAAAAATTATTAATAGTATCAACTTTTTTAGTAAGTTCTCTTTTTGCTGGTGGTGATAGATTTCATGACTATGTAAAAGTGAAATATTCAGAACCTATTTATGAATATGTTTATGAACAAGTTCCTCAAACTCAATGTTCAGAAGTAAGAAAAAAAGTTAGAGCATATGATAATGATTCATATGTAAGAAATGATAACTTAGGAATTGATACTCTTGTTGGAGTTGCAGCAGGAGCAGTTTTAGGTAGTCAAGTAGGTAAAGGTAATGGTAGAGTTGCTGCACAAATCGTTGGTGGTTTATTAGGTGGTAAAGTTGCCCATGAAATTAGAAACAACTATAACTCAAACCAAAGCTATAGATATGTAAATACTACAGAGTGTTTTGATACTTATGAAAATGTTGAACGAAAAGTTATAACTGGATATAAAAATCATTTTGTATATAAAGGTATAAAACACTATAAAATCACTAAAAGACCTAAAGATAGAATAAAAATAACTCACTCAATAAGTTTTTAA
- a CDS encoding c-type cytochrome, whose protein sequence is MKTTKILMTLAILAGTSLFASDGAKLYNSCAACHGANAEKKALGKSEIIKGWNVEKTVAALKGYKDGSYGKEMKGVMKGQVSRLSDEDIKAVAEHIATLK, encoded by the coding sequence ATGAAAACTACAAAAATCTTAATGACATTAGCAATTTTAGCTGGTACATCTTTATTTGCAAGTGATGGAGCAAAACTTTATAACTCTTGTGCTGCATGTCATGGTGCAAATGCAGAAAAAAAAGCTTTAGGAAAATCTGAAATAATCAAAGGTTGGAATGTTGAAAAAACAGTAGCAGCTTTAAAAGGTTATAAAGATGGTTCTTATGGAAAAGAGATGAAAGGTGTTATGAAAGGTCAAGTTTCAAGACTTTCTGATGAAGATATAAAAGCAGTAGCAGAGCATATTGCTACTTTAAAATAA
- a CDS encoding sensor histidine kinase produces MLQEKRVLMQNYSSELIFRLKDLHINFDKYKFYPRDEKFNSAIYDSDKKLIFSTLESKKIDFNSEVYTSNSKLHFVEQPESYYLGAKYVVLEINDDLIWFENLKKEIASFILLAFIFMVFLGYFLLRLFLKPMRDALHLLDRFIKDTTHELNTPVAAVISNVEMIDIDSLDEKLAKKIKRIDTGAKTISNIYEDLTYLTLNNKIISQDEKLNLSKIVKQRIEYFKTLADVKKISFETSIKEEVSIFCDNKKISKVIDNLLSNAIKYNKIKGVIKVTLKENSLIIEDSGKGMSQVQVEQLFQRYTRFDKSVGGFGIGLNIVSMIAKEYNFKISVKSELKVGTKMEILWVN; encoded by the coding sequence ATGCTTCAAGAAAAAAGAGTATTAATGCAAAACTACTCTAGTGAACTAATTTTTAGACTAAAAGACTTACATATTAATTTTGATAAATATAAATTCTATCCAAGAGATGAGAAGTTTAATTCTGCAATATATGATAGTGATAAAAAACTGATTTTTTCTACTTTAGAGTCTAAAAAAATAGATTTTAATAGTGAAGTTTATACAAGTAATTCAAAACTTCATTTTGTAGAACAACCAGAATCTTACTATTTAGGTGCAAAATATGTTGTATTAGAAATAAATGATGACCTTATTTGGTTTGAAAATTTAAAAAAAGAGATAGCTTCTTTTATTTTACTTGCTTTTATTTTTATGGTTTTTCTAGGATATTTTTTATTAAGACTTTTTTTAAAACCAATGAGAGATGCTTTACATTTACTTGATAGATTTATAAAAGATACAACCCATGAATTAAATACTCCTGTTGCTGCAGTTATTTCAAATGTTGAAATGATTGATATTGATTCTTTAGATGAGAAGTTAGCAAAAAAGATAAAAAGAATAGACACAGGAGCAAAAACTATTTCAAATATCTATGAGGATTTAACTTATCTTACTTTAAATAATAAGATTATCTCTCAAGATGAAAAGTTAAATTTATCAAAAATAGTAAAACAAAGAATTGAGTATTTTAAAACATTAGCAGATGTAAAGAAAATTAGTTTTGAAACTTCAATAAAAGAGGAAGTCTCAATTTTTTGTGATAATAAAAAAATCTCTAAAGTAATTGATAATCTTTTATCAAATGCAATTAAATATAATAAGATAAAAGGCGTAATTAAAGTTACTCTAAAAGAGAACTCATTAATTATAGAAGATAGTGGGAAAGGTATGAGCCAAGTGCAAGTTGAGCAACTATTTCAAAGATATACTAGATTTGATAAGAGTGTAGGGGGTTTTGGAATAGGGCTTAATATTGTTTCTATGATTGCAAAAGAGTATAACTTTAAAATAAGTGTAAAATCAGAACTAAAAGTAGGTACAAAGATGGAGATTTTATGGGTAAATTAA
- a CDS encoding response regulator transcription factor translates to MKTKLLLLEDDLTLSETIVDYFEEQGFDVVAVYDGDEANEIIYEQSFDLFLFDVNVPSINGFELLKEVRKEGNKTPAIFITSLNSMDSLEQGFESGCDDYIRKPFELKELLLRVQTIIKREYSNKEDFVQISENIKFNTKTNELIKDNEVLLLNFKELKLLKFFLQNSDELLSHERIYDYVWDYDEEPSDNSLRTYIKNLRKALGKDKIVSLKKLGYRFNSK, encoded by the coding sequence ATGAAAACAAAACTATTACTTCTTGAAGATGATTTAACATTAAGTGAAACAATAGTTGATTATTTTGAAGAGCAAGGCTTTGATGTTGTAGCTGTTTATGATGGGGATGAAGCAAATGAAATAATATATGAACAGAGCTTTGATCTTTTTTTATTTGATGTGAATGTTCCTTCAATAAATGGTTTTGAACTTTTAAAAGAAGTAAGAAAAGAGGGGAATAAAACTCCTGCAATTTTTATAACTTCATTAAATTCTATGGATTCACTAGAGCAAGGCTTTGAAAGTGGTTGTGATGATTATATTAGAAAACCTTTTGAGCTAAAAGAACTTTTATTAAGAGTTCAAACAATTATAAAAAGGGAGTATTCTAATAAAGAGGATTTTGTTCAGATTTCTGAGAATATAAAATTTAATACAAAAACAAATGAGCTTATAAAAGATAATGAAGTGCTTTTATTAAATTTTAAAGAGCTAAAACTTTTAAAATTCTTTTTACAAAATTCAGATGAGCTTTTATCTCATGAAAGAATATACGATTATGTTTGGGATTATGATGAAGAGCCAAGTGATAATTCACTTCGAACTTATATCAAAAACTTAAGAAAAGCCCTAGGGAAAGATAAAATTGTTAGTCTTAAAAAGCTTGGATATAGATTTAACTCAAAGTGA
- a CDS encoding DUF1104 domain-containing protein encodes MKKLIIIFIFALFATFAYAENYSEMSTQELISIMGYVDKKNQTKFENELKSRISTMTPKEKTMYQNNLKKMKK; translated from the coding sequence ATGAAAAAATTAATAATTATTTTTATATTTGCACTTTTTGCTACATTTGCATATGCTGAAAACTATTCTGAAATGAGTACTCAAGAACTTATTTCTATTATGGGTTATGTTGATAAAAAAAATCAAACAAAATTTGAAAATGAATTAAAAAGTAGAATTTCAACAATGACTCCAAAAGAGAAAACTATGTATCAAAATAACTTAAAGAAGATGAAAAAATAA
- a CDS encoding ABC transporter ATP-binding protein encodes MEQINLKYLLKLLLKNKKALIWGQVVTIFAICISVPIPLMLPALVDEVLLNKPGFFLNTINNSIGMGNAFYYILIVTIAVIFLRFIHFVLNVITTKIFTKISKYITFEIRKKAILHLEKVCMNEYESLGSGSIAANLVTDVNTLDDFIIKGASKFVASVLTLIAVSIVMIAIHPLLGLMILLIQPIIMLISKKISKKVGTLKKEENQAIEEFQNDIGETLELFGQIKASNKENYFFKNSISKANNIKETSNEYNYKSVAYERFSFTVFLAAFEILRASGLLMVAYSDLSIGMMFAMFGYIWFIMTPVQDILSMQYSYTTANAAMKRINKIFTLKEENSGTLELEKKQDIFIQIKNLSFSYNKDKKTLENLSFEIKPKEKIALIGASGSGKTTLSQVIAGFYEKDSGEILYNNISIQDINKKSLRESIFLVLQMPILFNNTLRFNITMGNETINDEQIYQALEIAQLKETVLNMKEKLDTIVGRHGIRLSGGQRQRLSIARMIISNPSVVIFDESTSALDVHTEAKLFNALKEFLEDKTVITIAHRLSTVKNAHKIYVLNEGKLVQSGTHNELEEEEGHYLEFIKNQLI; translated from the coding sequence ATGGAACAAATAAATCTCAAGTATTTACTAAAATTACTACTTAAAAATAAAAAAGCCCTTATTTGGGGGCAAGTAGTAACTATTTTTGCGATATGCATTAGTGTACCAATACCTTTAATGTTACCTGCTTTAGTTGATGAAGTACTGTTAAATAAACCAGGTTTCTTTCTAAATACAATAAATAATAGTATTGGAATGGGAAATGCTTTTTATTATATTCTAATAGTAACTATCGCTGTAATCTTTTTAAGATTTATTCACTTTGTTTTAAATGTAATTACAACAAAAATTTTTACAAAAATCTCTAAATATATCACTTTTGAAATAAGAAAAAAAGCTATTTTACATCTTGAAAAAGTATGTATGAATGAATATGAGAGTTTAGGAAGTGGTTCTATTGCTGCAAATTTAGTAACAGATGTAAATACTCTTGATGACTTTATAATAAAAGGTGCAAGTAAATTTGTTGCTTCTGTTTTAACCCTAATTGCCGTTTCTATAGTAATGATTGCAATTCATCCTCTTTTAGGATTAATGATTTTATTAATACAACCTATAATAATGTTAATATCAAAAAAAATCTCTAAAAAAGTAGGTACTTTAAAAAAAGAAGAGAATCAAGCAATTGAAGAGTTTCAAAATGATATTGGAGAAACACTTGAACTTTTTGGACAAATAAAAGCAAGTAACAAAGAGAATTACTTCTTTAAAAACTCAATTTCAAAAGCAAATAATATAAAAGAGACTTCAAATGAATATAACTACAAAAGTGTTGCTTATGAAAGATTCTCTTTCACTGTATTTCTGGCAGCTTTTGAGATATTAAGAGCTTCTGGTTTACTTATGGTTGCATATAGTGATTTAAGTATTGGTATGATGTTTGCAATGTTTGGTTATATTTGGTTTATTATGACTCCTGTTCAAGATATTCTTTCAATGCAATACTCTTATACTACTGCAAATGCAGCAATGAAAAGAATAAATAAAATCTTTACACTAAAAGAAGAGAACAGTGGAACTTTAGAATTAGAAAAAAAACAAGATATCTTTATTCAAATAAAAAACCTAAGTTTCTCATATAATAAAGATAAAAAAACTTTAGAAAATCTTTCATTTGAAATAAAACCTAAAGAAAAAATTGCCCTGATTGGAGCAAGTGGAAGTGGAAAAACTACATTAAGTCAAGTTATTGCAGGTTTTTATGAAAAAGATTCGGGAGAGATTTTATACAATAATATCAGTATTCAAGATATAAATAAAAAATCATTAAGAGAATCAATTTTTCTTGTACTACAAATGCCTATTTTATTTAATAATACTCTTAGATTTAATATCACAATGGGAAATGAAACTATAAATGATGAACAAATATATCAAGCTTTAGAGATAGCTCAATTAAAAGAGACTGTTTTAAATATGAAAGAGAAGCTAGATACAATAGTTGGAAGACATGGAATAAGGCTAAGTGGAGGACAAAGACAAAGATTATCTATTGCAAGAATGATTATTTCAAATCCTAGTGTAGTAATCTTTGATGAATCAACTTCTGCTTTGGATGTACATACAGAAGCTAAATTATTTAATGCTCTTAAAGAGTTTTTAGAAGATAAAACAGTAATTACTATTGCACATAGATTAAGTACTGTAAAAAATGCACATAAAATCTATGTTTTAAATGAAGGTAAACTTGTCCAAAGTGGAACTCATAATGAACTTGAAGAGGAAGAAGGTCATTATTTGGAATTTATTAAGAATCAACTTATATAA
- a CDS encoding endonuclease codes for MNLKRKIVIPFLSLFLLTNLNANEKIDSFSKAKKLMKKVYKENQVTFYSNCKYNYRDKSNMILRDSCGYEPRNEYTKKGKKNQRATRIEWEHVIPAENFGRQFVCWREGNSTCVKDNGKTYKGRKCCSFVDEKFRFMEADMHNLVPAIGELNADRSNFRYGIIEGEKRLYGQNIDFEVDFKNRIAEPADNIKGNIARTYFYFEKQYGMKISNKDKKLFNAWNNLDPVDDWERKRNNLIYKIQGNKNPFIN; via the coding sequence ATGAATTTAAAAAGAAAAATTGTAATACCTTTTTTATCTCTTTTTTTATTGACAAATTTAAATGCAAATGAAAAGATTGATTCTTTTTCAAAGGCAAAAAAATTGATGAAGAAAGTTTATAAAGAAAATCAAGTAACTTTTTATTCAAATTGTAAATATAACTATAGAGATAAATCAAATATGATTTTAAGAGATAGTTGTGGTTATGAGCCTAGAAATGAATATACAAAAAAGGGTAAAAAAAATCAAAGAGCTACTAGAATAGAGTGGGAACATGTGATACCTGCTGAAAACTTTGGTCGACAATTCGTTTGTTGGAGAGAAGGAAATAGTACCTGTGTTAAAGACAATGGAAAAACTTACAAAGGGCGTAAATGTTGTTCTTTCGTTGATGAAAAATTTAGATTTATGGAAGCAGATATGCATAATTTAGTACCTGCAATAGGAGAGCTAAATGCGGATAGATCTAATTTTAGATATGGAATTATTGAAGGTGAGAAAAGACTTTATGGTCAAAATATTGATTTTGAAGTAGATTTTAAAAATAGAATTGCAGAACCTGCTGATAATATAAAAGGAAATATTGCTAGAACATATTTTTATTTTGAAAAGCAATATGGTATGAAAATATCAAATAAAGATAAGAAACTATTTAATGCTTGGAATAATCTTGATCCAGTAGATGATTGGGAAAGAAAAAGAAATAATTTAATCTATAAAATACAAGGCAATAAAAACCCTTTTATAAATTAA
- the lolA gene encoding LolA-like outer membrane lipoprotein chaperone gives MVYKLLLLTIITVSNLLAVDELKDIKTFQADFIQTVSNQSNKTISYEGKVFIKNNDRVLWKYIKPIEKNVFLLNDIVVIDEPELEQVIYTQLKEELNILSILQESKKISKNKYESFFYNRKYEILLNNKEIKQVSYKDELDNTIIIEFTNVVQNEEIPTDFFRFIPPDNYDIIKK, from the coding sequence ATGGTTTATAAACTTTTACTATTGACAATTATTACAGTTTCAAATCTATTAGCAGTAGATGAATTAAAAGATATAAAAACTTTTCAAGCAGATTTTATTCAAACAGTTAGTAATCAATCTAATAAAACAATTTCATATGAAGGTAAGGTTTTTATTAAGAATAACGATAGAGTTTTATGGAAATATATAAAGCCAATCGAAAAAAATGTTTTTTTATTAAATGATATTGTTGTAATTGATGAGCCTGAATTAGAACAAGTAATTTATACACAATTAAAAGAGGAATTAAATATTCTTAGTATTTTACAAGAGTCTAAAAAAATCTCAAAAAATAAATATGAATCATTTTTTTATAATAGAAAATATGAAATTTTATTAAATAATAAAGAGATAAAACAAGTATCTTATAAAGATGAATTAGATAACACTATTATTATAGAGTTCACTAATGTTGTACAAAATGAGGAGATACCTACAGACTTTTTTAGATTTATTCCACCAGATAACTATGATATTATAAAAAAATAA